The DNA sequence GATCGAGGCGCGCATGGTCTTGACCAGCTCGTACGGCGCGACCAGGGTCTTGATGGTACGAGGGTCGATTTCCACCGACAGCTTTTCGTCGATCACAGGCTCGATGCCCATGCGCCCGAACAGCTCGATCATGGTGGTGATGTCGTGCAGGTGCGGCAGGTTGGCGACCGTTACCGGGCCATCGGCCAGCAAGGTTGCAGCGAGAATCGGCAGGGCAGAGTTCTTCGCCCCGGAAATGCGGATTTCGCCATCAAGACGAACACCGCCAGTAATAATCAGTTTGTCCATAAGAATCTCGACGCCTAGGGGCTCAGGTGCGCTCGGCCCAGGCCGCGCTGCTGAAAAATTTCATGGTGACCGCATGGATGCTGCCATTGGCAATCCACGGGTTCAAATGGGCATAAATGCTCTGCTGACGCTTGACCGGGCTCAAAGCCACCAGTTCGTCACTAATCACATTGAGCTGGAAGTTGCAGCCTTCGCCCTCAACTTCTACCTGAGTTCCGGGCAACTTTCCTTCAAGGAAGCTCTTAACTTCTACGGCCTGCATGCTTAACCTCAATCGGCGCCCTACGCGCGCGGGTCGGCCATCATACAAAAAAAGCCCCTCGCCTGCGAACCCCGGATGTGAGGACTCTGACGGAGGGGCCTCCGTTACTTTCAGTATTCAGTCTGCTTCGAGCAGCTCGACAAGCCCGTAGACCTCGGCGATTTCTCGCATGTCGTCGGTCAACGCCCTGATTTTCAACGACTTGCCGGCGGCCTTGGCATCACGCATGAACGCCAGCAGCAGCGACAGACCGACACTGCTGGAGCGCCCTACCGCCGAGCAGTCGACCACCAGGCTCGGGCCGCTCCAGCCCTTGATCAGGGCCTGACCCTCCTTGCGCAGGGCCGGGCCGGAACGAAAGTCGAGCACACCGGACAGGTTCAGCTCACCCGCAGCACCGAGGCTGACGGCAGCGTCGGTCATTGCGTGGTTTCCTCTTTCTTGACGACTTCCTTGGCCTTGGCCACTTCACCGGCCCAGCCATCGATGGTCTTGTCCAGGTCGTTGCCATTGCGCTGCATGGCGTCGGCGAACTGATCACGGAACAGCTTGCCGATGTTGATGCCGTTGATGATCACGTTGCGCACTTTCCATTCACCGTTGATCTTTTCAAGGGTGTAGGAGACGGGGTAGATGGAACCGCTGCTGCCCTTGACCTGCATGTCGACGCTGGTGCGGGTGCCGCTTTCGTCCTTGGCCGGGCCGACGGTGATGCCCTGGTTGTTATATTCGAGCAAGGCATTGCCATAGAACTGCATCAGGCTGCGCTTGAAGTTTTCCTGGAAGCGCGTCATTTGCTCGGGAGTGGCCTTGCGCGAGTACTTCACGGTCATGATGCTGCGTGAAATACCATCGGCATCGATGGCCGGGCCGACAATGCCGTTCAATGCATTGTAAAAGTCACCCGGGCTTTGCTTGTATTTTTCCTTGTTGGCTGCCAGATCGGCCAGCAACCGATTCGTGGTGTCCTGGACCAGATCGTGCGCCGAAGGCGCGGCGACCGCATTGGCCAGCATTGGCAAGCTCGCCAGGAGAACCAACAGGCCACGTCGCAGAATAGACATCATGAAAAAACTCCTCATTTAGCTTCTTTGCTAACGGTATTGAGCAGGAATTTACCGATCAGGTCCTCCAGTACCAGCGACGACTGGGTGTCATGAATGGTTCCACCATCCTTGAGCAGGGCCTCTTCACCTCCCACGCTGATACCGATGTATTTCTCGCCCAACAGCCCAGCGGTCAGGATCGAAGCAGTGGAATCCATCGGGAGGTTATCCACGCGGTTTTCCAGTTGCAGGGTCACCCGACCGGTGAATGTGTCGCGATCCAGATCGATTGCCGTGACCTTGCCGATCGTTACACCCGCCATGGTCACTTTAGCTCTGACCGTCAAACCGGCGATATTGTCGAAATATGCATAAAGTTTATATGTATCGCTGCTGCCGGGGCTGGCAGACAGGCCGCTGACGCGCAGGGCCAGCAGGAGCAACGCCAGTATCCCGGCCAGAAGGAACAGGCCGACACCGATTTCCAGGGTGCGGTTTTGCATCAGAAATCTCCAAACATCAAGGCGGTCAGAATAAAGTCCAGACCCAGCACTGCCAATGAGGCATATACCACGGTCTTGGTGGTAGCACGACTGATCCCTTCTGAAGTGGGCTCACAGTCGTACCCTTGGAAAACGGCAATCCACGTGACGACAAAAGCAAATACCAGGCTCTTGACCACGCCATTGAGTACATCGTCGACGAACAAAACGCTGTTCTGCATGTTGGACCAGAACGAGCCTTCATAGACCCCCAGCCAGTCGATGGCCACCCAGGACCCGCCCCAGATACCGACCACGCTGAAGATCATCGCCAGCAACGGCAGGGAAATGAAGCCCGCCCAGAGACGCGGGGCAACGATGTACTTGAGCGGATCGACACCGATCATTTCCAGGCTGGACAGTTGCTCGGTGGATTTCATGTTGCCGATCTCGGCCGTCAGCGCGGAGCCCGCCCGACCGGCGAACAGCAGCGCGGTCACGACCGGCCCCAGTTCCCGCAGCAGGGTCAATGCGATCATTTGCCCGACAGCCTGCTCGGAGCCGTATTTGGTGAGGATGTTGAACCCTTGCAACGACAAAACCATGCCGATGAAAACACCGGAGACAATGATGATGGCCAGTGACATCACCCCAACAGAATACAGCTGCTTGACCAGCAACTGAAAGCCGCCGCCGATCCCCCCACGCCCGACCAGGGCATGTACAAGGAACAGGCTGGAACGGCCCAGCATTGCCACCACATCGATGGCTGAACGACCGAATCGACGAATACGTTCCAGTAATGATTTTCTGCGCATCAGCGCTTCCCCAGAAGATCGGCGCGGTAATCCGGCGCTGGAAAGTGGAACGGCACCGGACCGTCCGGATCACCTTTCATGAATTGACGAATGCGCGGGTTGTCGGAGCCCATCAGCTCCTGTGGCGTGCCCTGCCCCAATACCTGGCCATCGCCGACCACATAGATGTAGTCGGCAATGCTGGCGGTTTCGGCCAGATCGTGGGAAACCACGATACTGGTAATACCCAACGCATCGTTGAGCAGCCGGATCAGGCGCACCAGCACGCCCATGGCGATGGGGTCCTGGCCGACAAAGGGTTCGTCATACATCAGGATCTGCGGATCCAGCGCAATGGCGCGTGCCAGGGCTACCCGCCGTTTCATGCCGCCGGACAACTCGTCGGGCATCAGCTCGATGGCACCGCGCAGCCCCACGGCCTGCAGCTTCATGAGGACGATGTCGCGGATAATTTCCTCTGGCAACTGGGTATGCACCCGTAGCGGGAATGCGACGTTCTCGAAGACGTCCAGGTCGGTGAACAGCGCGCCGCTCTGGAAAAGCACGCCCATCTGCTTGCGCGCGTCGAACAGGTCGCTGCGTGACAGTTTCGGCAGGTTTTGCCCGGCCACCCAGACTTCGCCGCTGCTGGGCCGCAATTGTGCGCCCATCAGGCGCAGCAATGTGGTCTTGCCGCACCCGGAAGGCCCCATGATGCCGGTAACCTTGCCGCGTGGAATCTGTATATCGACATTATTGAAGATGCTGCGCGTACCGCGCTTGAAGGTCACACCCTTCAACTCGACCGCGTAGGCGTTATCGGCGCTCATCTAAACTCCTTGCGATGCAGCCTTTCACTCTGACGCCCGCCTCCTTCGTGGAGACACGCGTTCTGGATGGGCCGAACTGGCGGCGAACTATACCACCGCAAATACTGGCGCCCCAAGGCCAAAGCCATGTTTGTTCAGGGCCCGGACAGGTTCAGGGCGTGTCATAGATGAGTTCCTGTGGTGCGCCCGACCCTTCGGGTTGCACCTGCGCGACGATCGCGCGTGAGGCTTTTCTTCAATACGGCTATAATCCCCGCCTTTTCATCAGGCAATCCGATTTCCGACATGAGCCAATCCAGCGACCTGATCCAATCCGCACAGCGCACCATCCGCCTCGAACTCGAGGCGGTAGAAGGTTTGCTGGCCCACGTCGACGCCGATTTCGTACGCGCCTGCGAGATGATTCTAGCCAGCAAGGGCCGCGTCGTAGTGGTCGGCATGGGCAAGTCCGGGCATATCGGCAACAAGATTGCCGCAACCCTGGCCAGCACCGGCACCACCGCTTTCTTCGTGCATCCAGCTGAAGCCAGCCATGGCGACATGGGCATGATCACCCGCGATGACGTCATCCTGGCCCTGTCCAACTCCGGTTCGACCTCGGAAATCGTTACTCTGCTGCCGCTGATCAAGCGCCTTGGCATCAAGCTCATCAGCATGACCGGCAACCCTGATTCGGCACTGGCCAAGGCCGCCGAAGTCAACCTTGACGCGCGCGTCGCCCAGGAAGCCTGCCCACTGAATCTGGCGCCCACTTCTTCGACCACGGCAGCCCTGGTGCTCGGCGACGCCCTGGCCATTGCCCTGCTCGAAGCGCGCGGTTTCACTGCCGAAGACTTTGCCTTTTCCCACCCCGGCGGCGCACTTGGCCGTCGCCTGCTGCTGAAAGTGGAAAACGTCATGCACGCCGGTGACGAACTGCCCCAGGTACACCGCGGTACCCTGCTCAAGGAAGCGCTGATGGAAATGACCCGCAAAGGGCTGGGCATGACGGTGATCGTCGAAGCCGATGGCCGCCTGGCCGGGATCTTCACCGACGGCGACCTGCGTCGCACCCTGGATCGCAGCATCGATGTACGCACTGCACTGATCGAAGATGTCATGACCCCCCACGGCAAGACCGCCCGCGCCGACATGCTGGCCGCCGAAGCCCTGAAAATCATGGAAGACCACAAGATCAGCGCACTGGTGGTGGTCGACAAGCAAGACCGCCCGGTGGGCGCCCTGAACATGCACGATCTGTTGCGCGCGGGAGTCATGTAATGAGTAACGAACTGTTGCAGCGTGGCAAAAACATCAAGCTGGCCGTCTTCGACGTCGACGGTGTCCTCACCGACGGCCGCCTGTATTTCCTTGAAGATGGCAGCGAATTCAAGACCTTCAATACCCTTGACGGTCAAGGGATCAAGATGTTGATGGCCAGTGGCGTGACCACTGCGATCATCAGCGGCCGCAAGACCCCGGTGGTCGAACGGCGCGCAAAAAACCTGGGCATCCCGCACCTCTACCAGGGCCGCGAAGATAAATTGGTGGTATTGGACGAACTTCTCGGCCAACTCAACCTAAGCTATGAGCAAGTCGCCTATCTGGGCGACGACCTGCCCGATCTGCCGGTAATCCGCCGTGTAGGCCTGGGCATGGCGGTAGCCAATGCTGCCGGATTCGTGCGCGAGCACGCCCATGGCGTCACCCTGGCACGCGGCGGTGAAGGCGCTGCCAGAGAGTTCTGCGAGCTCATCCTGCAAGCCCAGGGCAACCTCGCCGCGGCCAACGCCAATTATTTGTAGAGCGATACATGTTCAGTAAAAAGATCCGTAACATTGCCCTGTTCAGCGTGATCGCCGCGCTGCTGGCGGCCGTCGGCTACTGGAACATCAGCCCGGAGAGCTTTCTCGACCGGCCAACGGCCAGCGTCGACGAAAGCGCCATCGACTACTACGCCATCAACGCCCACAGCGTTCAGTTCCTGCCCGATGGCAAGCTGCAGTACGAAATGACTGCCGACAAGGTCGAACACATGAAGGCCAGCGAGATCACCCTGCTGACCAAGCCAGACCTGCAGATGTATCGCGGCACGGAGTTCCCCTGGCACGTGCAGAGCGAGCGCGGCGAAGTCAACCCGGACGGCTCCGAAGTCGAATTGATCGATTCGGTGCGTGTTGCGCGTACCGATCAGAAGAACCGCGCGACCATTGTCACCAGTTCACGCATGACCGTATTCCCGCAGAAGCAATTTGCTCAGACCCAGCAAGCCGTTAGAATCGAGGGCGGTGGCGGGGTGTCCACGGGCGTAGGCATGAAAGCGTATTTGAAAGATAGCAGGATCAACCTGTTGTCCAACGTAAGAGGACAGTATGAGGCTCGTTAAAACCCTCCCTTTTTTGCTCGGCTTGAGCGCAGCACTGGGAAGCGTGAGCGCCTGGGCCCTGCCGACTGACCGCGATCAGCCCATTCACATCCAGTCTGACGACGCTCAGCTCGATGACAAGCAAGGTATCGCCACCTACACAGGCAACGTCATCATCACCCAGGGCTCGATGAAGATCACTGGCAACAAGGTGACCATCACCCGCTCGGCAGCCGGCGACGTCGACGTCTTCACCGCTGTCGGCAACCTTGCCTACTACGAGCAAAAGCCTGCCGTCGACAAGCAGATCGTCCAGGCCTACGCCGTGACGATTCAATATCACGCCGCGCTGGATCGCATCGTGCTGATCGACAAGGCCAAGGTCATTAACGAAGGCAACACCACCGAAGGCGAAAAAATCGTCTACGACACCGTCAAGCAGGTTGCCAATGCCGGTCGCGCCACTGGCGCCAATGTCACCACTCCGCGCCCGCGGATCGACATGGTGATCCAGCCGAAAAAGAAAACCGACGAGCAGAAGGCCCAGTAATGGCGACTCTGAAAGCTCAGCATTTGGCCAAAAGCTACAAAAGCCGACAAGTCGTGCGCGACGTCAGCCTGTCCATCGACAGCGGGCAGATCGTCGGCCTGCTCGGCCCCAACGGTGCCGGCAAGACCACCTGCTTCTACATGATCGTAGGCCTGGTCCTGGCCGATCAGGGCCGCGTCCTGATCGACGACCTGGATGTCAGCCATCAACCGATGCACGGCCGCGCCCGCGCCGGCATAGGCTATCTGCCCCAGGAAGCCTCGATCTTCCGCAAGCTGTCGGTGGCCGACAACATCATGGCCATCCTCGAGACCCGCAAGGAGCTCGACGGCGCCGGTCGTCGCAAGGAGCTGGAAAGCCTGCTGCAGGAGTTCCACATCAGCCACATCCGCGACAACCTCGGCATGAGCCTGTCCGGCGGTGAGCGTCGCCGCGTCGAGATCGCCCGCGCCCTGGCCACCGCGCCGAAATTCATTCTTCTCGATGAACCGTTCGCCGGTGTCGACCCGATTTCGGTTGGCGATATCAAGCAGATCATCCATCACCTCAAGGCCAAGGGTATCGGTGTCCTGATCACCGACCACAACGTCCGCGAGACGCTGGATATCTGCGAAACCGCTTACATCGTCAACGATGGCCAACTGATTGCCGAAGGCGACGCAGAGACCATCCTGGCCAATGAGCTGGTGAAAGAGGTTTACCTCGGCCACGAGTTCCGCCTGTAAGCACCGAGGTGTTAGGCGAATCGCCCGAGCGCTGGCAATTGGCATATTTACTGCCTTAATTGTTACAGCGCTCTAGGCAAACACTTCAGTTTCAGGCATATAATTTGCTTATGTTTGGCGCTTCGGTGCCCTGTAGTGGATGGCGCATGTGCGCCGGCGAATAAGGTGTTAAGCCCCTGCCATGAAACCATCGCTCGTCTTAAGAATGGGCCAGCAACTGACGATGACACCGCAGTTGCAACAGGCCATCCGTCTGCTTCAGTTGTCGACCCTGGACCTCCAACAGGAAATCCAGGAAGCCCTGGAGTCCAATCCCATGCTCGAGCGCCAGGAAGAAGGCGACGACTTCGACAACAGCGATCCGCTGGCCGACAACGTCGAGCAGAAGACTACCCCCGAAATCCAGGAGCCCAGCTACCAGGAGTCCACCCCAACGGTAGACAACCTTGAGGAGGGCGAATGGAACGAACGCATTCCCAACGAACTGCCGGTCGACACCGCCTGGGAAGACATTTACCAGACCAGCGCCAGCAGCCTGCCCAGCAACGATGACGACGAGTGGGACTTCACCACCCGCACCTCCGCTGGCGAGAGCCTGCAAAGCCACCTGCTCTGGCAATTGAACCTGGCACCGATGTCCGACACCGATCGGCTCATCGCCGTGACCCTGATCGACTGCATCAACAATCAGGGCTACCTGGACGAGACTCTCGAAGAGATCTGCGAGGCCTTCGACCCGGAACTGGACGTCGAGCTCGACGAGATCGAAGCCGTCCTTCACCGCATCCAGCAATTCGAGCCGGCCGGAATCGGCGCCCGCAACCTGGGTGAATGCCTGCTGCTGCAACTGCGCCAGATGCATCCCAAGACGCCTTGGCTGGCCGAAGCCCAGCGCCTGGTCACCGACTACATCGATTTGCTCGGTAGCCGCGACTACAGCCAGCTGATGCGCCGCATGAAGCTCAAGGAAGACGAGCTGCGCCAGGTCATCGAACTGGTCCAGAGCCTGAACCCGCGCCCAGGCTCGCAAATCGAGTCCACCGAACCCGAATACGTCGTACCGGACGTGATCGTGCGCAAGGACAACGAGCGCTGGCTGGTCGAGCTCAATCAAGAATCGGTACCGCGCCTGCGGGTCAATCCGCAATACGCAGGTTTCGTGCGCCGCGCCGACACCAGTGCCGACAACACCTTCATGCGCAACCAGCTGCAGGAAGCCCGCTGGTTTATCAAGAGCCTGCAGAGCCGCAATGAGACCCTGATGAAAGTGGCCACGCAAATCGTCGAGCATCAGCGGGGCTTCCTCGACTATGGCGACGAGGCCATGAAGCCGCTGGTGCTGCATGACATCGCGGAGGCCGTGGGCATGCACGAGTCGACCATTTCCCGTGTTACCACGCAGAAATACATGCATACCCCGCGTGGCATCTACGAGCTGAAATACTTTTTCTCAAGCCACGTCAGCACCTCCGAAGGCGGCGAATGCTCGTCCACGGCCATCCGGGCGATCATCAAAAAACTGGTTGCTGCGGAAAATCAGAAAAAGCCATTGAGTGACAGCAAGATCGCTGGTTTACTGGAGGCACAAGGCATCCAGGTAGCCCGTCGAACCGTCGCCAAATACCGCGAGTCACTCGGCATCGCACCGTCGAGCGAACGCAAGCGATTGATGTAGTCGACTGGCAGGTCCCTGAGATGCGCCACAGCGTTCCAGTGGCAGGCAACAGGCCTGCCTCTTTATGCAATGGCAATAAGGAGAAGCGGTATGCAAGTCAACATCAGTGGACATCAACTGGTTGTGACCGATCCCTTGCGCGATTACATCGGCGAAAAACTCGACCGATTGGAGCGCCATTTCGACAAGATCACCAATGTGCAGGTCATCATGGAGGTCGAGAAGCTGAAACAGAAAATCGAGGCCACCCTGCGCATTCCCGGCGGTGAAGTCGTCGCCAATGCGGAACATGACGACATGTATGCAGCAATCGACCTGCTCACCGACAAGCTCGACCGCCAACTAAAAAAACACAAGGAAAAACAGCAGAGCCTTTTGCAAGGTGCGACTGCTCGCTGATACCCCCCACCCATGATTCGACTTGAAAACATCCTGACCCCCGGCCGTTCACTCGTGAACGTGCCGGGCGGCAGTAAAAAACGCGTACTCGAACAAATTGCCAACTTGATCCACCGGGAAGTCCCGGATCTGGAGATGCAAGATGTCTACGAGAGCCTGATCGCCCGTGAAAAACTGGGCTCTACCGGCTTTGGCAATGGCATCGCCATTCCCCACTGCCGACTCCATGGCTGTACCTCACCGATCAGCGCCCTGCTACACCTGGACGCCCCGGTAGATTTCGACGCCATCGATGGTGCACCAGTCGACCTGCTGTTCGTCCTGCTGGTCCCGGAAGCTGCCACCGATGCGCACCTGGAGCTGCTACGCCAGATCGCCAGCATGCTCGACCGAAAGGAAGTACGCGACAGACTGCGCTCGGCAGCGAGCAACGAAGAGCTGTATAAAGTCGTAACGGAAGTACAGAGCGGTCAATAACCATGCGTTTGATCATCGTCAGCGGTCGTTCCGGCTCAGGTAAAAGCACTGCCCTCGCGGTACTGGAGGACAGCGGCTTCTATTGCATTGACAACCTGCCTGCCGGACTGCTACCCGAGCTTGCAGAAAGCGCCCTGATCAATACCGAGCTGTTGCAACCGCTGGTGGCCGTGTCGATCGACGCACGTAACCTGCCCAGCCATCTGTCGCGCTTCCCGCAGTTGCTCGAAGAAGCGCGCAGCCGGCATATCCAGTGCGACGTCCTGTACCTGGATGCCGATGAAGAAACCCTGCTCAAGCGCTTCTCCGAGACCCGTCGACGTCATCCGCTGAGCAACCCCAATCGCTCCCTCGCCGAAGCCATTCGCGTTGAAAGCGACCTGCTTGGGCCAATCGCGGATCTGGCCGACCTCAAGATCAACACGACCAACCTGAACCTGTATCAACTGCGCGACACCATCAAGCTACGCCTGCTCAATACCCCCGAGCCAGGCACGGCGTTCCTGGTCGAGTCATTCGGGTTCAAGCGCGGGATGCCGGTCGATGCCGACCTGGTCTTCGATGTGCGTTGCCTGCCCAACCCCTATTGGAAGCCGGAGTTGCGTGATCAGTCCGGCCTCGACCAGCCGGTTGCCGATTACCTGGCGGCCCAGCCGGATGTCGAAGAGATGTATCAAGATATCTCCAGTTACCTGCTCAAATGGCTACCCCGCTTTGCTGCAAGCAACCGTGCGTATGTCACCATTGCCATTGGCTGCACCGGTGGGCACCACCGTTCCGTCTACCTGACCGAACGTCTGGGTCAGGCGCTGCAGCAATCGCTCAAGAATGTTCAGGTTCGCCACCGCGACCTTTAGCCCAAAGGATTCCTTCCCGCGATGCCCGCTCTTGAAATCGAAATCATCAACAAGCTTGGCTTGCATGCACGAGCGGCTGCAAAGTTCGTCGGCGTTGCTGGCAGGTATCCCTGCCAGATAAGAGCCGGGCGCACTCGCGAATCCATGGTCGACGGCAAAAGCATAATGGCCGTGATGATGCTGGCCGCCGGCAAAGGCACCCGAGTTCATCTGCATGCCGAAGGGGACCAGGAGCAAGAGGCGCTGGACGCCCT is a window from the Pseudomonas sp. LS1212 genome containing:
- a CDS encoding BolA family protein, which translates into the protein MQAVEVKSFLEGKLPGTQVEVEGEGCNFQLNVISDELVALSPVKRQQSIYAHLNPWIANGSIHAVTMKFFSSAAWAERT
- a CDS encoding lipid asymmetry maintenance protein MlaB: MTDAAVSLGAAGELNLSGVLDFRSGPALRKEGQALIKGWSGPSLVVDCSAVGRSSSVGLSLLLAFMRDAKAAGKSLKIRALTDDMREIAEVYGLVELLEAD
- a CDS encoding phospholipid-binding protein MlaC, which encodes MMSILRRGLLVLLASLPMLANAVAAPSAHDLVQDTTNRLLADLAANKEKYKQSPGDFYNALNGIVGPAIDADGISRSIMTVKYSRKATPEQMTRFQENFKRSLMQFYGNALLEYNNQGITVGPAKDESGTRTSVDMQVKGSSGSIYPVSYTLEKINGEWKVRNVIINGINIGKLFRDQFADAMQRNGNDLDKTIDGWAGEVAKAKEVVKKEETTQ
- the mlaD gene encoding outer membrane lipid asymmetry maintenance protein MlaD codes for the protein MQNRTLEIGVGLFLLAGILALLLLALRVSGLSASPGSSDTYKLYAYFDNIAGLTVRAKVTMAGVTIGKVTAIDLDRDTFTGRVTLQLENRVDNLPMDSTASILTAGLLGEKYIGISVGGEEALLKDGGTIHDTQSSLVLEDLIGKFLLNTVSKEAK
- the mlaE gene encoding lipid asymmetry maintenance ABC transporter permease subunit MlaE, which encodes MRRKSLLERIRRFGRSAIDVVAMLGRSSLFLVHALVGRGGIGGGFQLLVKQLYSVGVMSLAIIIVSGVFIGMVLSLQGFNILTKYGSEQAVGQMIALTLLRELGPVVTALLFAGRAGSALTAEIGNMKSTEQLSSLEMIGVDPLKYIVAPRLWAGFISLPLLAMIFSVVGIWGGSWVAIDWLGVYEGSFWSNMQNSVLFVDDVLNGVVKSLVFAFVVTWIAVFQGYDCEPTSEGISRATTKTVVYASLAVLGLDFILTALMFGDF
- a CDS encoding ATP-binding cassette domain-containing protein, with amino-acid sequence MSADNAYAVELKGVTFKRGTRSIFNNVDIQIPRGKVTGIMGPSGCGKTTLLRLMGAQLRPSSGEVWVAGQNLPKLSRSDLFDARKQMGVLFQSGALFTDLDVFENVAFPLRVHTQLPEEIIRDIVLMKLQAVGLRGAIELMPDELSGGMKRRVALARAIALDPQILMYDEPFVGQDPIAMGVLVRLIRLLNDALGITSIVVSHDLAETASIADYIYVVGDGQVLGQGTPQELMGSDNPRIRQFMKGDPDGPVPFHFPAPDYRADLLGKR
- a CDS encoding KpsF/GutQ family sugar-phosphate isomerase; translated protein: MSQSSDLIQSAQRTIRLELEAVEGLLAHVDADFVRACEMILASKGRVVVVGMGKSGHIGNKIAATLASTGTTAFFVHPAEASHGDMGMITRDDVILALSNSGSTSEIVTLLPLIKRLGIKLISMTGNPDSALAKAAEVNLDARVAQEACPLNLAPTSSTTAALVLGDALAIALLEARGFTAEDFAFSHPGGALGRRLLLKVENVMHAGDELPQVHRGTLLKEALMEMTRKGLGMTVIVEADGRLAGIFTDGDLRRTLDRSIDVRTALIEDVMTPHGKTARADMLAAEALKIMEDHKISALVVVDKQDRPVGALNMHDLLRAGVM
- a CDS encoding HAD family hydrolase produces the protein MSNELLQRGKNIKLAVFDVDGVLTDGRLYFLEDGSEFKTFNTLDGQGIKMLMASGVTTAIISGRKTPVVERRAKNLGIPHLYQGREDKLVVLDELLGQLNLSYEQVAYLGDDLPDLPVIRRVGLGMAVANAAGFVREHAHGVTLARGGEGAAREFCELILQAQGNLAAANANYL
- the lptC gene encoding LPS export ABC transporter periplasmic protein LptC, producing the protein MFSKKIRNIALFSVIAALLAAVGYWNISPESFLDRPTASVDESAIDYYAINAHSVQFLPDGKLQYEMTADKVEHMKASEITLLTKPDLQMYRGTEFPWHVQSERGEVNPDGSEVELIDSVRVARTDQKNRATIVTSSRMTVFPQKQFAQTQQAVRIEGGGGVSTGVGMKAYLKDSRINLLSNVRGQYEAR
- the lptA gene encoding lipopolysaccharide transport periplasmic protein LptA translates to MRLVKTLPFLLGLSAALGSVSAWALPTDRDQPIHIQSDDAQLDDKQGIATYTGNVIITQGSMKITGNKVTITRSAAGDVDVFTAVGNLAYYEQKPAVDKQIVQAYAVTIQYHAALDRIVLIDKAKVINEGNTTEGEKIVYDTVKQVANAGRATGANVTTPRPRIDMVIQPKKKTDEQKAQ
- the lptB gene encoding LPS export ABC transporter ATP-binding protein — translated: MATLKAQHLAKSYKSRQVVRDVSLSIDSGQIVGLLGPNGAGKTTCFYMIVGLVLADQGRVLIDDLDVSHQPMHGRARAGIGYLPQEASIFRKLSVADNIMAILETRKELDGAGRRKELESLLQEFHISHIRDNLGMSLSGGERRRVEIARALATAPKFILLDEPFAGVDPISVGDIKQIIHHLKAKGIGVLITDHNVRETLDICETAYIVNDGQLIAEGDAETILANELVKEVYLGHEFRL
- a CDS encoding RNA polymerase factor sigma-54 — its product is MKPSLVLRMGQQLTMTPQLQQAIRLLQLSTLDLQQEIQEALESNPMLERQEEGDDFDNSDPLADNVEQKTTPEIQEPSYQESTPTVDNLEEGEWNERIPNELPVDTAWEDIYQTSASSLPSNDDDEWDFTTRTSAGESLQSHLLWQLNLAPMSDTDRLIAVTLIDCINNQGYLDETLEEICEAFDPELDVELDEIEAVLHRIQQFEPAGIGARNLGECLLLQLRQMHPKTPWLAEAQRLVTDYIDLLGSRDYSQLMRRMKLKEDELRQVIELVQSLNPRPGSQIESTEPEYVVPDVIVRKDNERWLVELNQESVPRLRVNPQYAGFVRRADTSADNTFMRNQLQEARWFIKSLQSRNETLMKVATQIVEHQRGFLDYGDEAMKPLVLHDIAEAVGMHESTISRVTTQKYMHTPRGIYELKYFFSSHVSTSEGGECSSTAIRAIIKKLVAAENQKKPLSDSKIAGLLEAQGIQVARRTVAKYRESLGIAPSSERKRLM
- the hpf gene encoding ribosome hibernation-promoting factor, HPF/YfiA family — its product is MQVNISGHQLVVTDPLRDYIGEKLDRLERHFDKITNVQVIMEVEKLKQKIEATLRIPGGEVVANAEHDDMYAAIDLLTDKLDRQLKKHKEKQQSLLQGATAR
- the ptsN gene encoding PTS IIA-like nitrogen regulatory protein PtsN, yielding MIRLENILTPGRSLVNVPGGSKKRVLEQIANLIHREVPDLEMQDVYESLIAREKLGSTGFGNGIAIPHCRLHGCTSPISALLHLDAPVDFDAIDGAPVDLLFVLLVPEAATDAHLELLRQIASMLDRKEVRDRLRSAASNEELYKVVTEVQSGQ
- the rapZ gene encoding RNase adapter RapZ, whose translation is MRLIIVSGRSGSGKSTALAVLEDSGFYCIDNLPAGLLPELAESALINTELLQPLVAVSIDARNLPSHLSRFPQLLEEARSRHIQCDVLYLDADEETLLKRFSETRRRHPLSNPNRSLAEAIRVESDLLGPIADLADLKINTTNLNLYQLRDTIKLRLLNTPEPGTAFLVESFGFKRGMPVDADLVFDVRCLPNPYWKPELRDQSGLDQPVADYLAAQPDVEEMYQDISSYLLKWLPRFAASNRAYVTIAIGCTGGHHRSVYLTERLGQALQQSLKNVQVRHRDL
- a CDS encoding HPr family phosphocarrier protein, which produces MPALEIEIINKLGLHARAAAKFVGVAGRYPCQIRAGRTRESMVDGKSIMAVMMLAAGKGTRVHLHAEGDQEQEALDALVALINNYFDEGE